The sequence GAGCGCAGCCCGCGCGACGACCCGGCCTACCTGGCGGGCCTCATCCGCCAGGTGGAGGAGGTCTTCTCGCTCGTCATGATCGCCGAGTACTTCGACGAGTCGCTCGTGCTGCTGCGGCGCCTGCTGGCCTGGGACCTGGACGACGTGCTCTACGCCAAGCTCAACGCGCGCGCCGCCGGCTCGCGCCTGGCCGCCATCCCCGAGGCGCTGGCGCGGGCCGCGCGCGCCTGGAACGCGCTGGACGCCGGCCTCTACGACCACTTCAACGCCACCTTCTGGCGCCGCGTGGCGCGGGCCGGCCGCGCGTGCGTGGAGCGCGAGGCGCGCGAGCTGCGCGAGGCCCGGGAGCGCCTGCTGCGGCGCTGCTTCGGCGACGAGCCGGTGCTGCGGCCGGCGGCGCAGATCCGCACGAAgcagctgcagccctggcagCCCAGCCGCAAGGTGGATATCATGGGCTACGACCTGCCCGGCGGGGGCGCTGGCGCGGCCACCGAGGCCTGCCTCAAGCTGGCCATGCCCGAGGTCCAGTACTCCAGCTACCTGCTGCGCAAGCAGAAGCGCCGGCTGGGCGTGCGGACCCGGCCCGAGCCCGTCCTGGACAATCCCCCGCCACCTCGGCCCATCCGGGCGCTGCCCCGCGGCCCCCAAGGCCACTGAGCTCCGGGAGTCAGGCCTTGGGGCTGGGGGCTACCTCCAGGTCCTGCCGCATCAGGACCCCCTCTTCCGAGGGGCTTAAGCCCCATGCTGTacgggggggcaggggagcctgtCTGAGCCCgcctccctgggctgggctgaaCCCCCTCCCCCGGGAGGGAGCTGATAGGCCCGGTGGAGCCCAGGGCATCCTCTCCTCCTTCCGGGCTGGGGGTCTGAGACCTCCCCATGGCTGGGCTGAGCCCTCCGCCAGTTTCCAAGCGGGTGGGCCGGGCCTCCCGGAGCCCCTGCTTTTCCTCACAGGGGCCAGGGGTCCCCACACCATCTGTCTTCCAGGTTCCACTCTCACCACAGACCTAAGCTGCTCCCAGATTCCCAGAACCAAGAGTTCTTGGGttgggctttttgttttgttttgttttgttttttaataaaaatatctctcAAATGTGCAGGTTAGATGGCAGTCATTGAAAGCCAGATTCCCCACATTGGCTGAGGCAGGTGCCCAAGGGTAGCTGTGGTCACCAGGAGGATCAGCACCCCGCCTCGGGCTTCCCCTGCTCTTCCCGGAGGCTCACCCTTGATTGACTGAGCCACCTCAGCCCACTCATTTCCTTTGAGAAAATGTAAATCATTTTCATTCAATTCAgcgacatttattgagcatcatcTCTAACAGGGACGCAGGTGAACAAGGCAGCTAGAGCCCTTCTCCTTATGGGGCTCATGGGGAGACGCTGAAACTGGAGCAGTTACCTAAGAGGAAGgactgtggggaggaggggggcgggggggggggtccagggggtggggggtagtgcCGAACAGCAGCTCCTTGGGCAGAATGGAGGCCAGAGGAGGGTCTGTCCAGGTAGGGAGGTGCTGAACTCAGAATTTCACCTCCTCTTTTTGAGTCGCTGACTTTACCACCGGCCTTCCTTCCCACAAGGAGAGACAATCCTGACGTAAATGAGGACCATTCCCTGCCCCTGATGTCCTTTAGTAGGGCAAGGCGTTCAGCACCTTCAAATGacacctctctttttttttttaatatattttattgattttttacagagaggaagggaaatagagagttagaaacatcgatgagagagaaacatcgatcagttgcctcctgcacatctcccactggggatgtgcatgcaacccaggtacatgcccttgaccggaatcgaacccgggacctttcagtctgcaggccgacgctctatccactgagccaaaccggtttcggcgacaccTCTCTTAAAACTAGCAGAGAATCAGGactttttctgtt is a genomic window of Myotis daubentonii chromosome 9, mMyoDau2.1, whole genome shotgun sequence containing:
- the GAL3ST3 gene encoding galactose-3-O-sulfotransferase 3; translation: MPPILQRLQQATKMMSRRRILLLVLGCSTLSLLIHQGAQLSWYPKLFPLSCPPLQDSPPRPKHMTVAFLKTHKTAGTTVQNILFRFAERHNLTVALPHPRCEHQFCYPRNFSAHFVHPATRPPHVLASHLRFDRAELEGLMPPGTVYVTILREPAAMFESLFTYYNQYCPAFRRVPNASLEAFLRAPQAYYRAGEHFAMFAHNTLAYDLGGDHERSPRDDPAYLAGLIRQVEEVFSLVMIAEYFDESLVLLRRLLAWDLDDVLYAKLNARAAGSRLAAIPEALARAARAWNALDAGLYDHFNATFWRRVARAGRACVEREARELREARERLLRRCFGDEPVLRPAAQIRTKQLQPWQPSRKVDIMGYDLPGGGAGAATEACLKLAMPEVQYSSYLLRKQKRRLGVRTRPEPVLDNPPPPRPIRALPRGPQGH